AACTACCTGAAAAactttattacgttattactgttgttaagaaatatcaaataaaaataaaataagttcACAACATGATCACCTCGGCTTTCTGCATTGGCGAAACTCTGCAACAAATAACAACTTTGCAAGATGAACATAAATCTAGAAAATCCATTCTAATATCACAGGATAATGCAAAATCTAAGGTATTTCCATCTATAATAAGAGCTACATCATTTTGACACTTTAGATCGATTCCAAAATCAAGACACCGCTGTATTATAACTTCCCTTGTTTTCTGTAATTAGATATTGATTTTAAAACTCTTTCctaagaaaattagaaaatatagtGCTCTCAATCTTTTCTTACATCTAAAGATGattcattaattatatataatggcATCCCATGTGTAATCAATTTACAAGAATAGCCAATATTTATGGCAGTTTCTTGTTTATCTCCAGTTAATACCCATACATTAATATCAGCTTGTAAAAGAGCTTGTATTGTTTCTGGTACCTACGACATTATGAATTCCCATCATTCATTTCTGGAAACATATATCGGAAAACAAACTACACACATACCTGATCTTGTAATTGATCTTCAATAGCAGTTGCCCCTAATAATCTTAATTTTGTTTCAATAAGGTTCGCAGCATTTTCGATCATACTTTCACGATTTCCTAAACTAATTGTCGCATTGTGATAAGTTTCACGCCACCACTATTAAAAAACGGTTGATGTcacaattttattcaaaatgaaCAAGATGTAATTGAATTAACAATAAATGGTACTCACCTGGTAGAAATTATCAGGTATATCTGCAACGGCAAAACAAAGCGTTCTTAGACCTTCGGATGCAAATGCCTCCAAATGTTCCAAAGTTACGTCTCGGAAATCGTCCAAACTACTCTGTTCAAGGTCATTATTATCTAAGGGAGCTGGACATAATCTTTCGTAAATAACGGAATCAGCTCCTTTACAAAAAAGTTTGATTTTCCCGTCTGGTGTTTTGACAATTACGGACATCCTTTTTCTAGCAGAAGTAaattctattacatttaatatttcataacgaAGTCTTTCACCCAGAGCTATTATTTCCACATAAGCGGGCGTTCTAGTATCGAATACGTAATTAAATTTACGAGCTCCATCTACTAACGCTCTTTCATCTATTTAGATAATCGTGTATAAAATTAAACTATGAATAGTGTTTAAGGATATAgatacattaatataaatacattaccTGGAGATGCAGCATGATAAATTACAGTTTCATCAATTTTTTCAGGAATAACAGTATGACACACTGAGAGCATAATCATAAATTCATGTACCACTTTTTCATGGTTTGCAGCCTTTTTATCAACAGGACGAGAAGAATCTTGTACTGATCTTCCTTCAACAATATCTCTAATTAGCTCACTATTAATACTAGTAGCGACTTCATTGCCATTTATATTTGGATTTGGCAAactgtaaacaaattttttttacttaaaaacaagtaaataagataaaagataataaataaaattacttaaaaCACTTACTCATATAATTTGCCACCAACTGAACATCGTTTAAACTCCATTACATTTTTCGTAAGAGTTCCAGTTTTATCAGTAAAGACATAATTAACTATACCAAGTTCTTCATTAAGATTGCTTGTACGTGCCATTGCTGGTGTATCTGTTTCTGCATGGTACATTTCGATATCCATATTAATGAATGTGGCTTGAATAAATCTCACTACTTCCAACGTGACTTGCAACGAAATGggtattaaattgttaaataaaatcataaatGTTAAGAGATTAAAAGCAAAATTTTTAGTCATTTCctctgaaataaataaacaattatttagTTTTGTGATCAGCTTTGAGAAAGTTGAGAAAATAAGCCAATTTCTCACCTTGTAAACCTAAATACCACAATCCATAACTATTAGCTCTGGTCCAAAGAACATTAAATATTGCAGATAATAGACACAACAAAAGAAGTATAAAGAATAACATGAGTATTTGTGTATTGGTCAGTCGATCCAAGGTAGACCTTTTTAAGGGTGCAGTTGTAGTATTGTTTTGCATAAGTTTTGTATCATGGCCTGTGTAAATTACTACACCAAACACCCACCGTGTGTTTCTTAGCATTGCACCACGAGGCAATACTTGATCAGGTCCCAAAGCTACAGGTCTAAAAAGTGAAATATACATTTCTTACATACAACTTCATAACATCTCTCAAATTTTTGTAAGAAACAACCATACTGTTTATTTGTTTCTCGCAATACTCCATTAAACTCATACAATTGTCTGTTTGGTGGTTCACATTGAATATTTGCACGAAAATTCATTAATTCAACAGTATCTAAGAGACTGGCAGTGTCAGGATGGGCCTGTCGTATCTTCAAATTTGTTTCTCCATCCAAATTGGCAGTCTCTATGAAAGACATACCCTGTGGCTCCGATGAtgataataaaatcaaatcaGCAGGGAAGAACTTGTTGTTGTGAACCTATGCATATTAAAGAAAGCGATTCTAGCAGGAATATGTTAATTATAAATCATTACCACATCCAGCTTGAGAAAAATAGGATGCAACCTTAACCACATCACCAACGGCAATATTTCTCCATTGTATCCATTGCCAGTGGCCATCCCTCAAAACCTCCACTTCACGCATATTTATTTCATCATCTGCTCTGTGCCTTTTCTGTAAGTaacgatattataatattttatattgaataataaaaattaatttatgatTAGGGATACTTACAATATCTTCGACTATCTCCTTTAATGCAGATACActaagaataaaaattaatggaACCAAAGTTGTGTATCGACCTGTAGGTGATACATCCGGTATTtgctaaaattaaaaacaagataatgtgtaataaaaagtacCATATAAACGTTTGTTTACGTACGTAAGATTTGTTTAATGATTACCTGCATGAGGGCGATGAATAGGAAGAAGCAATTACTATATCGACGAAATTGTTCGAAAAGAAACATAGGTATAAACGAAAGGAGTGAGTACTTCGCGGTACTAATGCGATTGTTGTTGTATTTCGCTGGCTGCTGGGGAGCATTTATGAAAACCACCCTTTCTTCACTGCTATCATGTTGATACGAAGACCGTTGATCGTCACCTTGGGATGCACCATTTTCCGCCCTTATGGGACCAActacgataaaatatatatcattttatattaCTATGTTTTCTCTCATCGAAACATTTGCTTCAAAACTATAATAAACTAAATAAGTTACGATCGTTACATATGAAAGAATTAATCAGTAATACGATATTacttaataatacatattatgctatttattaattcgtttttttcgttttataacaTAACTTTGAAGGTATTTCTTATCTAACTATAATGATCGCGTGTTTGATTGCAATCAACTACTTATATTTTTTCTGAATATGTTGACTTACGATTTTGAGCATACAAATAAAGATGAAACCGGGATCTGAGTTCGTTGAACCATTGTATTACTTTCGTACGAGCTATTTCCATGTTACTGGTTGTTAAATGAAATGTCTTTCACATCACTTCTCTTTGCCACACCGATCCATATTTATCGCGCGACAAGACAACACTATTACAAACACAATCTAATGTCTT
The Bombus vancouverensis nearcticus chromosome 6, iyBomVanc1_principal, whole genome shotgun sequence DNA segment above includes these coding regions:
- the ATP8A gene encoding ATPase phospholipid transporting 8A1 isoform X1 gives rise to the protein MAPLRSMQPTARGSPQVPSSGLLRPFTPPDLSSIPHMDGTPPQNSGVRNSSSSVSGQTNDGAQQQSGPYIIGSPIDLGNIDNVDNIGLRIDSLTTGIESRRTREHIELQEAGVHERSSEVGPIRAENGASQGDDQRSSYQHDSSEERVVFINAPQQPAKYNNNRISTAKYSLLSFIPMFLFEQFRRYSNCFFLFIALMQQIPDVSPTGRYTTLVPLIFILSVSALKEIVEDIKRHRADDEINMREVEVLRDGHWQWIQWRNIAVGDVVKVHNNKFFPADLILLSSSEPQGMSFIETANLDGETNLKIRQAHPDTASLLDTVELMNFRANIQCEPPNRQLYEFNGVLRETNKQPVALGPDQVLPRGAMLRNTRWVFGVVIYTGHDTKLMQNNTTTAPLKRSTLDRLTNTQILMLFFILLLLCLLSAIFNVLWTRANSYGLWYLGLQEEMTKNFAFNLLTFMILFNNLIPISLQVTLEVVRFIQATFINMDIEMYHAETDTPAMARTSNLNEELGIVNYVFTDKTGTLTKNVMEFKRCSVGGKLYDLPNPNINGNEVATSINSELIRDIVEGRSVQDSSRPVDKKAANHEKVVHEFMIMLSVCHTVIPEKIDETVIYHAASPDERALVDGARKFNYVFDTRTPAYVEIIALGERLRYEILNVIEFTSARKRMSVIVKTPDGKIKLFCKGADSVIYERLCPAPLDNNDLEQSSLDDFRDVTLEHLEAFASEGLRTLCFAVADIPDNFYQWWRETYHNATISLGNRESMIENAANLIETKLRLLGATAIEDQLQDQVPETIQALLQADINVWVLTGDKQETAINIGYSCKLITHGMPLYIINESSLDKTREVIIQRCLDFGIDLKCQNDVALIIDGNTLDFALSCDIRMDFLDLCSSCKVVICCRVSPMQKAEVVDLITSNKKVVTLAIGDGANDVAMIQKAHIGVGISGVEGLQAACASDYSIAQFRFLKRLLFVHGSWNYSRMCKLILYSFYKNICLYVIELWFAIYSGWSGQILFERWSIGLYNVVFTAAPPLAMGLFDKVCSAETHLSHPGLYATKNTGESSFNFKVFWMWIANALIHSSLLYWLSLLALKEGVIWANGRDGGYIVLGNFVYTYVVVTVCGKAGLIINSWTWVTHLATWGSIMLWFLFILIYSNFWPVLNVGAVMLGNDRMLFSSPVFWLGLVLIPAAVLLVDVTVKAVKNTIWKSVTAAARENEIRKSDPGDIFNSHDYRSSLTETARLLKNVKSVFTRRSNAASRVNTDVELSQINRLRSLLLHMLRDADGFAFSQEEGGSVTQTDVIRAYDTNLPKPGGM
- the ATP8A gene encoding ATPase phospholipid transporting 8A1 isoform X5, yielding MAPLRSMQPTARGSPQVPSSGLLRPFTPPDLSSIPHMDGTPPQNSGVRNSSSSVSGQTNDGAQQQSGPYIIGSPIDLGNIDNVDNIGLRIDSLTTGIESRRTREHIELQEAGVHERSSEVGPIRAENGASQGDDQRSSYQHDSSEERVVFINAPQQPAKYNNNRISTAKYSLLSFIPMFLFEQFRRYSNCFFLFIALMQQIPDVSPTGRYTTLVPLIFILSVSALKEIVEDIKRHRADDEINMREVEVLRDGHWQWIQWRNIAVGDVVKVHNNKFFPADLILLSSSEPQGMSFIETANLDGETNLKIRQAHPDTASLLDTVELMNFRANIQCEPPNRQLYEFNGVLRETNKQPVALGPDQVLPRGAMLRNTRWVFGVVIYTGHDTKLMQNNTTTAPLKRSTLDRLTNTQILMLFFILLLLCLLSAIFNVLWTRANSYGLWYLGLQEEMTKNFAFNLLTFMILFNNLIPISLQVTLEVVRFIQATFINMDIEMYHAETDTPAMARTSNLNEELGIVNYVFTDKTGTLTKNVMEFKRCSVGGKLYDLPNPNINGNEVATSINSELIRDIVEGRSVQDSSRPVDKKAANHEKVVHEFMIMLSVCHTVIPEKIDETVIYHAASPDERALVDGARKFNYVFDTRTPAYVEIIALGERLRYEILNVIEFTSARKRMSVIVKTPDGKIKLFCKGADSVIYERLCPAPLDNNDLEQSSLDDFRDVTLEHLEAFASEGLRTLCFAVADIPDNFYQWWRETYHNATISLGNRESMIENAANLIETKLRLLGATAIEDQLQDQVPETIQALLQADINVWVLTGDKQETAINIGYSCKLITHGMPLYIINESSLDKTREVIIQRCLDFGIDLKCQNDVALIIDGNTLDFALSCDIRMDFLDLCSSCKVVICCRVSPMQKAEVVDLITSNKKVVTLAIGDGANDVAMIQKAHIGVGISGVEGLQAACASDYSIAQFRFLKRLLFVHGSWNYSRMCKLILYSFYKNICLYVIELWFAIYSGWSGQILFERWSIGLYNVVFTAAPPLAMGLFDKVCSAETHLSHPGLYATKNTGESSFNFKVFWMWIANALIHSSLLYWLSLLALKEGVIWANGRDGGYIVLGNFVYTYVVVTVCGKAGLIINSWTWVTHLATWGSIMLWFLFILIYSNFWPVLNVGAVMLGNDRMLFSSPVFWLGLVLIPAAVLLVDVTVKAVKNTIWKSVTAAARENEIRKSDPGDIFNSHDYRSSPVHAIAELARYGFAFSQEEGGSVTQTDVIRAYDTNLPKPGGM
- the ATP8A gene encoding ATPase phospholipid transporting 8A1 isoform X6 → MEIARTKVIQWFNELRSRFHLYLYAQNLGPIRAENGASQGDDQRSSYQHDSSEERVVFINAPQQPAKYNNNRISTAKYSLLSFIPMFLFEQFRRYSNCFFLFIALMQQIPDVSPTGRYTTLVPLIFILSVSALKEIVEDIKRHRADDEINMREVEVLRDGHWQWIQWRNIAVGDVVKVHNNKFFPADLILLSSSEPQGMSFIETANLDGETNLKIRQAHPDTASLLDTVELMNFRANIQCEPPNRQLYEFNGVLRETNKQPVALGPDQVLPRGAMLRNTRWVFGVVIYTGHDTKLMQNNTTTAPLKRSTLDRLTNTQILMLFFILLLLCLLSAIFNVLWTRANSYGLWYLGLQEEMTKNFAFNLLTFMILFNNLIPISLQVTLEVVRFIQATFINMDIEMYHAETDTPAMARTSNLNEELGIVNYVFTDKTGTLTKNVMEFKRCSVGGKLYDLPNPNINGNEVATSINSELIRDIVEGRSVQDSSRPVDKKAANHEKVVHEFMIMLSVCHTVIPEKIDETVIYHAASPDERALVDGARKFNYVFDTRTPAYVEIIALGERLRYEILNVIEFTSARKRMSVIVKTPDGKIKLFCKGADSVIYERLCPAPLDNNDLEQSSLDDFRDVTLEHLEAFASEGLRTLCFAVADIPDNFYQWWRETYHNATISLGNRESMIENAANLIETKLRLLGATAIEDQLQDQVPETIQALLQADINVWVLTGDKQETAINIGYSCKLITHGMPLYIINESSLDKTREVIIQRCLDFGIDLKCQNDVALIIDGNTLDFALSCDIRMDFLDLCSSCKVVICCRVSPMQKAEVVDLITSNKKVVTLAIGDGANDVAMIQKAHIGVGISGVEGLQAACASDYSIAQFRFLKRLLFVHGSWNYSRMCKLILYSFYKNICLYVIELWFAIYSGWSGQILFERWSIGLYNVVFTAAPPLAMGLFDKVCSAETHLSHPGLYATKNTGESSFNFKVFWMWIANALIHSSLLYWLSLLALKEGVIWANGRDGGYIVLGNFVYTYVVVTVCGKAGLIINSWTWVTHLATWGSIMLWFLFILIYSNFWPVLNVGAVMLGNDRMLFSSPVFWLGLVLIPAAVLLVDVTVKAVKNTIWKSVTAAARENEIRKSDPGDIFNSHDYRSSLTETARLLKNVKSVFTRRSNAASRVNTDVELSQINRLRSLLLHMLRDADGFAFSQEEGGSVTQTDVIRAYDTNLPKPGGM
- the ATP8A gene encoding ATPase phospholipid transporting 8A1 isoform X2; protein product: MQPTARGSPQVPSSGLLRPFTPPDLSSIPHMDGTPPQNSGVRNSSSSVSGQTNDGAQQQSGPYIIGSPIDLGNIDNVDNIGLRIDSLTTGIESRRTREHIELQEAGVHERSSEVGPIRAENGASQGDDQRSSYQHDSSEERVVFINAPQQPAKYNNNRISTAKYSLLSFIPMFLFEQFRRYSNCFFLFIALMQQIPDVSPTGRYTTLVPLIFILSVSALKEIVEDIKRHRADDEINMREVEVLRDGHWQWIQWRNIAVGDVVKVHNNKFFPADLILLSSSEPQGMSFIETANLDGETNLKIRQAHPDTASLLDTVELMNFRANIQCEPPNRQLYEFNGVLRETNKQPVALGPDQVLPRGAMLRNTRWVFGVVIYTGHDTKLMQNNTTTAPLKRSTLDRLTNTQILMLFFILLLLCLLSAIFNVLWTRANSYGLWYLGLQEEMTKNFAFNLLTFMILFNNLIPISLQVTLEVVRFIQATFINMDIEMYHAETDTPAMARTSNLNEELGIVNYVFTDKTGTLTKNVMEFKRCSVGGKLYDLPNPNINGNEVATSINSELIRDIVEGRSVQDSSRPVDKKAANHEKVVHEFMIMLSVCHTVIPEKIDETVIYHAASPDERALVDGARKFNYVFDTRTPAYVEIIALGERLRYEILNVIEFTSARKRMSVIVKTPDGKIKLFCKGADSVIYERLCPAPLDNNDLEQSSLDDFRDVTLEHLEAFASEGLRTLCFAVADIPDNFYQWWRETYHNATISLGNRESMIENAANLIETKLRLLGATAIEDQLQDQVPETIQALLQADINVWVLTGDKQETAINIGYSCKLITHGMPLYIINESSLDKTREVIIQRCLDFGIDLKCQNDVALIIDGNTLDFALSCDIRMDFLDLCSSCKVVICCRVSPMQKAEVVDLITSNKKVVTLAIGDGANDVAMIQKAHIGVGISGVEGLQAACASDYSIAQFRFLKRLLFVHGSWNYSRMCKLILYSFYKNICLYVIELWFAIYSGWSGQILFERWSIGLYNVVFTAAPPLAMGLFDKVCSAETHLSHPGLYATKNTGESSFNFKVFWMWIANALIHSSLLYWLSLLALKEGVIWANGRDGGYIVLGNFVYTYVVVTVCGKAGLIINSWTWVTHLATWGSIMLWFLFILIYSNFWPVLNVGAVMLGNDRMLFSSPVFWLGLVLIPAAVLLVDVTVKAVKNTIWKSVTAAARENEIRKSDPGDIFNSHDYRSSLTETARLLKNVKSVFTRRSNAASRVNTDVELSQINRLRSLLLHMLRDADGFAFSQEEGGSVTQTDVIRAYDTNLPKPGGM
- the ATP8A gene encoding ATPase phospholipid transporting 8A1 isoform X7, yielding MEIARTKVIQWFNELRSRFHLYLYAQNLGPIRAENGASQGDDQRSSYQHDSSEERVVFINAPQQPAKYNNNRISTAKYSLLSFIPMFLFEQFRRYSNCFFLFIALMQQIPDVSPTGRYTTLVPLIFILSVSALKEIVEDIKRHRADDEINMREVEVLRDGHWQWIQWRNIAVGDVVKVHNNKFFPADLILLSSSEPQGMSFIETANLDGETNLKIRQAHPDTASLLDTVELMNFRANIQCEPPNRQLYEFNGVLRETNKQPVALGPDQVLPRGAMLRNTRWVFGVVIYTGHDTKLMQNNTTTAPLKRSTLDRLTNTQILMLFFILLLLCLLSAIFNVLWTRANSYGLWYLGLQEEMTKNFAFNLLTFMILFNNLIPISLQVTLEVVRFIQATFINMDIEMYHAETDTPAMARTSNLNEELGIVNYVFTDKTGTLTKNVMEFKRCSVGGKLYDLPNPNINGNEVATSINSELIRDIVEGRSVQDSSRPVDKKAANHEKVVHEFMIMLSVCHTVIPEKIDETVIYHAASPDERALVDGARKFNYVFDTRTPAYVEIIALGERLRYEILNVIEFTSARKRMSVIVKTPDGKIKLFCKGADSVIYERLCPAPLDNNDLEQSSLDDFRDVTLEHLEAFASEGLRTLCFAVADIPDNFYQWWRETYHNATISLGNRESMIENAANLIETKLRLLGATAIEDQLQDQVPETIQALLQADINVWVLTGDKQETAINIGYSCKLITHGMPLYIINESSLDKTREVIIQRCLDFGIDLKCQNDVALIIDGNTLDFALSCDIRMDFLDLCSSCKVVICCRVSPMQKAEVVDLITSNKKVVTLAIGDGANDVAMIQKAHIGVGISGVEGLQAACASDYSIAQFRFLKRLLFVHGSWNYSRMCKLILYSFYKNICLYVIELWFAIYSGWSGQILFERWSIGLYNVVFTAAPPLAMGLFDKVCSAETHLSHPGLYATKNTGESSFNFKVFWMWIANALIHSSLLYWLSLLALKEGVIWANGRDGGYIVLGNFVYTYVVVTVCGKAGLIINSWTWVTHLATWGSIMLWFLFILIYSNFWPVLNVGAVMLGNDRMLFSSPVFWLGLVLIPAAVLLVDVTVKAVKNTIWKSVTAAARENEIRKSDPGDIFNSHDYRSSLTETARLLKNVKSVFTRRSNAASRVNTDVELSHGFAFSQEEGGSVTQTDVIRAYDTNLPKPGGM
- the ATP8A gene encoding ATPase phospholipid transporting 8A1 isoform X4, translating into MAPLRSMQPTARGSPQVPSSGLLRPFTPPDLSSIPHMDGTPPQNSGVRNSSSSVSGQTNDGAQQQSGPYIIGSPIDLGNIDNVDNIGLRIDSLTTGIESRRTREHIELQEAGVHERSSEVGPIRAENGASQGDDQRSSYQHDSSEERVVFINAPQQPAKYNNNRISTAKYSLLSFIPMFLFEQFRRYSNCFFLFIALMQQIPDVSPTGRYTTLVPLIFILSVSALKEIVEDIKRHRADDEINMREVEVLRDGHWQWIQWRNIAVGDVVKVHNNKFFPADLILLSSSEPQGMSFIETANLDGETNLKIRQAHPDTASLLDTVELMNFRANIQCEPPNRQLYEFNGVLRETNKQPVALGPDQVLPRGAMLRNTRWVFGVVIYTGHDTKLMQNNTTTAPLKRSTLDRLTNTQILMLFFILLLLCLLSAIFNVLWTRANSYGLWYLGLQEEMTKNFAFNLLTFMILFNNLIPISLQVTLEVVRFIQATFINMDIEMYHAETDTPAMARTSNLNEELGIVNYVFTDKTGTLTKNVMEFKRCSVGGKLYDLPNPNINGNEVATSINSELIRDIVEGRSVQDSSRPVDKKAANHEKVVHEFMIMLSVCHTVIPEKIDETVIYHAASPDERALVDGARKFNYVFDTRTPAYVEIIALGERLRYEILNVIEFTSARKRMSVIVKTPDGKIKLFCKGADSVIYERLCPAPLDNNDLEQSSLDDFRDVTLEHLEAFASEGLRTLCFAVADIPDNFYQWWRETYHNATISLGNRESMIENAANLIETKLRLLGATAIEDQLQDQVPETIQALLQADINVWVLTGDKQETAINIGYSCKLITHGMPLYIINESSLDKTREVIIQRCLDFGIDLKCQNDVALIIDGNTLDFALSCDIRMDFLDLCSSCKVVICCRVSPMQKAEVVDLITSNKKVVTLAIGDGANDVAMIQKAHIGVGISGVEGLQAACASDYSIAQFRFLKRLLFVHGSWNYSRMCKLILYSFYKNICLYVIELWFAIYSGWSGQILFERWSIGLYNVVFTAAPPLAMGLFDKVCSAETHLSHPGLYATKNTGESSFNFKVFWMWIANALIHSSLLYWLSLLALKEGVIWANGRDGGYIVLGNFVYTYVVVTVCGKAGLIINSWTWVTHLATWGSIMLWFLFILIYSNFWPVLNVGAVMLGNDRMLFSSPVFWLGLVLIPAAVLLVDVTVKAVKNTIWKSVTAAARENEIRKSDPGDIFNSHDYRSSLTETARLLKNVKSVFTRRSNAASRVNTDVELSHGFAFSQEEGGSVTQTDVIRAYDTNLPKPGGM
- the ATP8A gene encoding ATPase phospholipid transporting 8A1 isoform X3, whose translation is MAPLRSMQPTARGSPQVPSSGLLRPFTPPDLSSIPHMDGTPPQNSGVRNSSSSVSGQTNDGAQQQSGPYIIGSPIDLGNIDNVDNIGLRIDSLTTGIESRRTREHIELQEAGVHERSSEVGPIRAENGASQGDDQRSSYQHDSSEERVVFINAPQQPAKYNNNRISTAKYSLLSFIPMFLFEQFRRYSNCFFLFIALMQQIPDVSPTGRYTTLVPLIFILSVSALKEIVEDIKRHRADDEINMREVEVLRDGHWQWIQWRNIAVGDVVKVHNNKFFPADLILLSSSEPQGMSFIETANLDGETNLKIRQAHPDTASLLDTVELMNFRANIQCEPPNRQLYEFNGVLRETNKQPVALGPDQVLPRGAMLRNTRWVFGVVIYTGHDTKLMQNNTTTAPLKRSTLDRLTNTQILMLFFILLLLCLLSAIFNVLWTRANSYGLWYLGLQEEMTKNFAFNLLTFMILFNNLIPISLQVTLEVVRFIQATFINMDIEMYHAETDTPAMARTSNLNEELGIVNYVFTDKTGTLTKNVMEFKRCSVGGKLYDLPNPNINGNEVATSINSELIRDIVEGRSVQDSSRPVDKKAANHEKVVHEFMIMLSVCHTVIPEKIDETVIYHAASPDERALVDGARKFNYVFDTRTPAYVEIIALGERLRYEILNVIEFTSARKRMSVIVKTPDGKIKLFCKGADSVIYERLCPAPLDNNDLEQSSLDDFRDVTLEHLEAFASEGLRTLCFAVADIPDNFYQWWRETYHNATISLGNRESMIENAANLIETKLRLLGATAIEDQLQDQVPETIQALLQADINVWVLTGDKQETAINIGYSCKLITHGMPLYIINESSLDKTREVIIQRCLDFGIDLKCQNDVALIIDGNTLDFALSCDIRMDFLDLCSSCKVVICCRVSPMQKAEVVDLITSNKKVVTLAIGDGANDVAMIQKAHIGVGISGVEGLQAACASDYSIAQFRFLKRLLFVHGSWNYSRMCKLILYSFYKNICLYVIELWFAIYSGWSGQILFERWSIGLYNVVFTAAPPLAMGLFDKVCSAETHLSHPGLYATKNTGESSFNFKVFWMWIANALIHSSLLYWLSLLALKEGVIWANGRDGGYIVLGNFVYTYVVVTVCGKAGLIINSWTWVTHLATWGSIMLWFLFILIYSNFWPVLNVGAVMLGNDRMLFSSPVFWLGLVLIPAAVLLVDVTVKAVKNTIWKSVTAAARENEIRKSDPGDIFNSHDYRSSLTETARLLKNVKSVFTRRSNAASRVNTDVELSPYTIPLIDDDEINHADELSEEYLNCTEIFDHSYGRLNNYYRL